One Mytilus trossulus isolate FHL-02 chromosome 5, PNRI_Mtr1.1.1.hap1, whole genome shotgun sequence DNA segment encodes these proteins:
- the LOC134718564 gene encoding ras-related protein Rab-31-like isoform X3, producing MKSIEAKVVVLGSQGVGKTSVVIRYVGGMFSKAVSPTIGASFFTYKMTLDNYRIKLQVWDTAGQERFRSMAPMYYRKANAAMLIYDMTSADSFYDIKDWVSELKKNIDTPIVMCLVGNKNDLSDIREVSTEDAMEYASSIGALYCETSALKNTGIDDAFLQVAQQLVKLYETSPNSGLHTIDLQDNSSRPTSSSPGMKVDSPKKQTAQSTNSGGGCGC from the exons ATGAAATCCATTGAAGCTAAAGTTGTAGTATTAGGATCTCAGG gtgtAGGTAAAACCAGTGTAGTTATCAGATATGTTGGTGGTATGTTCAGTAAAGCTGTTAGTCCAACCATTGGGGCATCATTCTTCACATATAAAAT GACATTAGACAACTATAGGATTAAGTTACAAGTATGGGATACAGCAGGACAGGAGAGATTCAGATCTATG GCACCAATGTATTACAGAAAAGCTAATGCAGCCATGTTGATATATGATATGACATCAGCTGATAGTTTCTATGATATTAAAGACTGGGTTAGTG AACTAAAGAAGAATATTGATACCCCTATTG TGATGTGTTTGGTTGGTAATAAGAATGATCTTAGTGATATAAGAGAAGTCTCCACAGAAGATGCTATGGAATATGCCTCATCAATTG GTGCTTTGTATTGTGAAACATCAGCACTAAAAAATACAG GAATCGACGATGCATTTTTACAAGTAGCACAACAATTAGTAAAACTTTATGAAACTTCACCAAATAGTGGCCTCCATACAATAGACCTTCAGGACAATTCATCAAGACCAACTAGTTCATCCCCTGGAATGAAAGTGGACTCTCCCAAGAAGCAGACAGCACAATCTACTAATTCAGGAGGAGGGTGTGGTTGTTGA
- the LOC134718564 gene encoding ras-related protein Rab-31-like isoform X1, with protein MKSIEAKVVVLGSQGVGKTSVVIRYVGGMFSKAVSPTIGASFFTYKMTLDNYRIKLQVWDTAGQERFRSMAPMYYRKANAAMLIYDMTSADSFYDIKDWVSELKKNIDTPIVMCLVGNKNDLSDIREVSTEDAMEYASSIGALYCETSALKNTGIDDAFLQVAQQLVKLYETSPNSGLHTIDLQDNSSRPTSSSPGMKVDSPKKQTAQSTNSGGGCGC; from the exons ATGAAATCCATTGAAGCTAAAGTTGTAGTATTAGGATCTCAGG gtgtAGGTAAAACCAGTGTAGTTATCAGATATGTTGGTGGTATGTTCAGTAAAGCTGTTAGTCCAACCATTGGGGCATCATTCTTCACATATAAAAT GACATTAGACAACTATAGGATTAAGTTACAAGTATGGGATACAGCAGGACAGGAGAGATTCAGATCTATG GCACCAATGTATTACAGAAAAGCTAATGCAGCCATGTTGATATATGATATGACATCAGCTGATAGTTTCTATGATATTAAAGACTGGGTTAGTG AACTAAAGAAGAATATTGATACCCCTATTG TGATGTGTTTGGTTGGTAATAAGAATGATCTTAGTGATATAAGAGAAGTCTCCACAGAAGATGCTATGGAATATGCCTCATCAATTGGTGCTTTGTATTGTGAAACATCGGCACTAAAAAATACAG GAATCGACGATGCATTTTTACAAGTAGCACAACAATTAGTAAAACTTTATGAAACTTCACCAAATAGTGGCCTCCATACAATAGACCTTCAGGACAATTCATCAAGACCAACTAGTTCATCCCCTGGAATGAAAGTGGACTCTCCCAAGAAGCAGACAGCACAATCTACTAATTCAGGAGGAGGGTGTGGTTGTTGA